The Williamwhitmania sp. genome contains the following window.
TATTGATGAGAACGTATCGTTCACTGACCTGAAGCAGACTTTGCTCAGCTTTGCAAGAGAAATGTTTGGAGAAAATACAGAGATAAGATTACGACCTTCCTATTTCCCATTTACTGAACCTTCTGCAGAAATGGATGTAAGTTGCAAAATCTGCAATGGTGCTGGTTGCAACGTATGTAAATATACAGGTTGGCTCGAAGTGCTGGGTTGTGGAATGGTCGATCCTAATGTTCTCGAAAATTGTGGCATCGATTCTAACCGCTATTCTGGTTTTGCCTTTGGTATGGGCATTGAACGAATAGCCATGCTCAAGTACCAGATAAAAGACCTGCGCTTATACTTTGAAAACGATTTACGCTTTTTACGTCAATTTTCACAGTCATATTAGTAAAAAAGCCAAGAATTCTTGGCTTTTTTACTGTTTTTAATTTCGGTTTTATTATTCTCATTTTTGCACTATCTTTCGGCACAATTACAACATTACAGCGATGAAAAAGCCATGGAAAGAATTACCGAATTGCCCTGGGTGTAGTGTTTCTGAAATTAATATTTTCAAAAACCTCAACACAGAGGAGCGTGAGTATCTTAACCATGAAAAAAACTGTAATTCCTACCTAAAAGGTGATATAATATACCACGAGGGAAATAGAATCACCGGGTGCTACTGTGTAAATAGCGGAATACTAAAAATCTACAAAACAGGAATAGAGGGAAAGGAGCAAATCATTGCATTTGCACAGAAGGGTGACATAATAGGCTATCGTTCAATTCTAAGTAATGAACCTGCATGCACAACAGCGCAAGTAATAGACGATGCCCTGCTATGCTATCTGCCAACCGATGTTCTTCTAAGCTTAGTAAAGAGTAACTCATCGTTTTCACTTGATTTAATGCAACTTACATGCAAAGAATTAAATCAAGCAAACATGTATATCAAGGACATTGCGCAAAAAACGGTAAGGGAAAGATTAGCAGAAGTCTTGCTAATGCTCAGAAACAATTTTGGGGAGGACCAGGATTCATTCTTAAAAATAATACTAACCAGAGAAGATTTGGCCAATATTGTAGGTACAGCAACAGAATCTGTAATCAGGTTACTTTCAGAATTCAAGTCTGATAGCCTAATAGAGTTATCCAACAAAAAGATAAAACTGAAAAATATTAGCGCATTAAAGAAAATAGCTAATGATATCTAAGAAAAGAGATCAGGCTCACTTAGATATGATAATCCCAGATGCTCATAGGCTAGTTTAGTAACTTCTCTACCTCTTGGTGTTCGCATAAGGAATCCTTCCTTAATCAAGAAGGGCTCATATACCTCTTCTATAGTTCCAGCATCTTCACCAACAGCAGTAGAAATAGTGTTAAGACCGACTGGACCACCACTAAATTTGCCGATAATTGTTTGTAAAATGCGGTTATCCATTTCATCTAAGCCACGCTTATCAATGTTAAGAGCATCAAGGGCAATACGCGTAATTTCTATATCGATTTTCCCATTTCCTTTAACCTGAGCAAAATCACGAACA
Protein-coding sequences here:
- a CDS encoding Crp/Fnr family transcriptional regulator, translating into MKKPWKELPNCPGCSVSEINIFKNLNTEEREYLNHEKNCNSYLKGDIIYHEGNRITGCYCVNSGILKIYKTGIEGKEQIIAFAQKGDIIGYRSILSNEPACTTAQVIDDALLCYLPTDVLLSLVKSNSSFSLDLMQLTCKELNQANMYIKDIAQKTVRERLAEVLLMLRNNFGEDQDSFLKIILTREDLANIVGTATESVIRLLSEFKSDSLIELSNKKIKLKNISALKKIANDI